In a genomic window of Cynocephalus volans isolate mCynVol1 chromosome 1, mCynVol1.pri, whole genome shotgun sequence:
- the LOC134362773 gene encoding keratin-associated protein 13-2-like, whose amino-acid sequence MSFNCCSGNFSSRSFGSYLQYPVASCGSSYPSNLFYRSDSCFPRTCQLGSSLYSGCQETCCEPTSCQTSCVVSSPCQTSCYRPRTSTLCSPCQTTYAGSLGFGSSSCHSLGCGSRSSYSLGCGTSDFRPLRYGVCGFPSVSYGSGFCRPTYLASSSCQSSCYRPTYGSAFCRSTC is encoded by the coding sequence ATGTCCTTCAACTGCTGCTCTGGAAACTTCTCTTCCCGCTCCTTTGGGAGCTATCTGCAATACCCAGTCGCCTCCTGTGGCTCTTCCTACCCCAGCAACCTGTTCTATCGCAGTGACAGCTGCTTTCCCCGCACCTGCCAGCTGGGATCCTCTCTCTACAGTGGCTGTCAGGAGACCTGCTGTGAGCCCACCAGCTGCCAGACGTCCTGTGTGGTGTCCAGCCCCTGCCAGACGTCCTGCTACCGCCCGAGGACCTCCACACTCTGCAGTCCCTGCCAGACGACCTATGCTGGGTCTCTGGGCTTTGGATCGAGCAGCTGTCACTCCCTGGGCTGTGGATCAAGGAGCAGCTACTCCCTGGGCTGTGGAACCAGTGACTTCAGACCCCTGCGTTATGGAGTCTGTGGCTTCCCCTCTGTGAGCTATGGATCTGGATTCTGCCGCCCAACCTACCTGGCTTCTAGCAGCTGCCAGTCTTCCTGTTACAGACCAACGTATGGATCAGCCTTCTGCAGATCAACTTGCTGA
- the LOC134361549 gene encoding keratin-associated protein 13-2-like, whose product MSYNCCSGNFSSRSFGSYLQYPVASCGSSYPSNLFYRTDSCFPRTCQLGSSLYSGCQETCCEPTSCQTSCVVSSPCQTSCYRPRISTFCSPCQTTYAGSLGFGSRSSYSLGCGSSDFRPLRYGVCGFPSVSYGSGFCRPTYLASSGCQSSCYRPTYGSAFCR is encoded by the coding sequence ATGTCTTACAACTGCTGTTCTGGGAATTTCTCTTCCCGCTCCTTTGGGAGCTATCTGCAATACCCAGTCGCCTCCTGTGGCTCTTCCTACCCCAGCAACCTGTTCTATCGCACTGACAGCTGCTTTCCCCGCACCTGCCAGCTGGGATCCTCTCTCTACAGTGGCTGTCAGGAGACCTGCTGTGAGCCCACCAGCTGCCAGACGTCCTGTGTGGTGTCCAGCCCCTGCCAGACATCCTGCTACCGCCCGAGGATCTCCACCTTCTGCAGTCCCTGCCAGACGACCTATGCTGGGTCTCTGGGCTTTGGATCAAGGAGCAGCTACTCCCTGGGCTGTGGATCCAGTGACTTCAGACCCCTGCGTTATGGAGTCTGTGGCTTCCCCTCTGTGAGCTATGGATCTGGATTCTGCCGCCCAACCTACCTGGCTTCTAGCGGCTGCCAGTCTTCCTGTTATAGACCAACCTATGGATCAGCCTTCTGCAGATGA